DNA from Caldisericia bacterium:
GAAAAATTTGGGGTGGAGAAGTTTTTGTAGGAGATATTAATGAAATTAAGAGAGTTGCACATTTCAAATATTTTCCAATTACAAAAAGTGATTATTCAATTGAAAATCCAAAAAGAATTCTTTTTGTATACCTTTCTAAATTTTTGAATGAGTATTCAGAAAAATTTTTATATAAATATAGTGAATTTGAAGTTGAATTGATTAAAAAAATGATAGAGAAAAATGAAAATCTTATAGAAACATCATCTTTAGGAAGAATTTTTGATATGGTTTCAAGTTTACTTGATATAAAAGATAAGGTTAGTTATGAAGGAGAGGCAGCAATTTCTCTTGAAATGTTATCATCAAAAAGTGAAACAAAAGATTTTTATAGTTATCAATTAATTGATGGAAATGAAATTGAAGTTGACTTTTTAAAAGTTATTCAAGGAATTATAGAAGATAAAGAAAGGTATACAAAAGATTACATAGGAAAAAAATTTCATAATACAATTGCAAAAATTATTTTTGATATCTCAAATATTTTTAAAGAAAAAGAACACATTAATAATATTGGATTTAGTGGTGGCGTATTTCAAAACCGCCTTTTGATAAACTTAATATATGAGTTATTTGAAAAAAGTGATTTTAAACTATATTTTCATAGAAGAGTTCCAACAAATGATGGAGGAATATCATTAGGACAAATTATTTTAGGAAAGGAGTAAATTTTAAGAATGTGTCTTGGAGTTCCTTTAAAGGTAATAAAAATTCTAAATCAAGATAAAGCAATTGTCTCAATGGGTGAATCATTTCTTGAAATAAATACGGTTTTTACACCAGAGATAAAAGAAGGAGATTATGTTATAGTACACGCTGGTTTTTCAATTTCAATACTTTCAAATGAAGATACAGAAGAGATAAATTCTCTTTTAAATGAATTAAAAAATGGAAAAGAATAAAAAAGAAATTATCTTAAAAATCTCAAATTTAATTAAAAAAATCTCAAAAAAGGAAATTAATATAATGGAATTTTGCGGAACACATACTCATGAAATTATGAAAAATGGCTTAAAACAACTCTTGCCAGAAAATATTAATCTTCTCTCAGGACCAGGATGTCCTGTATGTGTTACATCTCAAGAAGATATTGATTATATAATAAAAGTTTCTCTTGAAGAAAATTTTCAAATTATTACTTTTGGAGATCTTGTAAATGTTAAGGGCAGTGAAATGAGTTTAAATGATTTAAGAATTATGGGAAGAGAAGTTCATATTGTTTATAATCCTTTTGAAGCTATTAATATTTCAATGGAAAATAAAGAAAAAAATTATATTTTGATTGGTATTGGTTTTGAAACAACTGCTCCAAATTTAGGATATACAATCATAAAATCTAAAGAATTAGGAATAAAAAATTTATTTTATTATTCTTTAAATAAATTAACTCCACCAGCAATGAAAGCTATATTAAAAATGGGAGAGGTTAAATTGAATGGAATAATTGGACCAGGTCATGTTTCAACAATTATTGGTAAAAAAGGTTGGATGGATGTTTTTCAAGAATACAAAATTCCTTTTGTTATTTCTGGTTTTGAACCAATTGATATTATTTATGGAATATATCTTCTTGTTAATATGATTGAAAAGGGTGATGCAGATGTTTTAAATGCTTATAAAAGAAGTGTAAAAGAAGAGGGAAATAAAACCGCAAAAGAAATTTTAAATAAAGTTTTTAAAGTAGAAAATGCAAATTGGAGAGGCTTAGGTATTCTTGAAAAAAGTGGTTTGTATCTAAAAGATGAATTTGAAAATTTTGAAATAAGAAATTACTTTAAATATGAGATTAAAAGTAAAAAAGTTTTAGGTTGCAGGTGTGATGAAGTTATTAGAGGAGTCATAAAACCAAATGAATGTTCATTATTTAAAAAGGTATGTAATCCACAAAATCCAGTAGGACCATGTATGGTTTCAAGTGAAGGTGCGTGTTCTGCATATTTTTTATATGGAGATAACTAAACTATGAGTGAAAAAATCTCTATTTTTCATGGAAGTGGTGGAGAGGGTACAAAAAAATTGATTGATAAAATTTTAAAGGAACTAAACAATGAAATTCTTTCAGAATTATTAGATTCAGCAATTTTAAATTTAAAAGACAAATTAGCATTTACAACAGACTCTTATGTTATTTCACCTCCATTTTTCAAAGGAGGAGATATTGGAAAACTTGCTATATTCGGAACTGTAAATGATTTATCAGTTGTTGGAGCAGAACCCCTATTTTTTAGTTTAAGTTTTATAATTGAAGAAGGTTTTGAATTAGAAGAGTTTGAAAAAATTATTAAATCAATAAAAGAAGCAAGCGAGATAACTAAAGTTAAAATTGTTACTGGTGATACAAAGGTAGTTGAAAAAGGTAAGGGGGATAAAATTTTTATTAATACTTCAGGAATTGGAATTATAAAAAACAAAAGAGATTTAAAGGAAAGAAAAATAGAAAAAGGAGATCTTATATTAATAAATGGTGGAATTGGAGAACATGGGCTTGCAATTATGCTTGAAAGGCTTGGTGTTAAAACAGGAGATGAAGTTAAATCTGATCTAGCACCACTAAATTCTTTAGTATTACCTTTACTTGATAATTTTACAGAAATAAAATTTATGAGAGACCCAACTAGAGGAGGAGTTGCGACAGTTTTAAATGAAATAACTAAAAAATATAAATTTGATATTGAAATTTGGGAAGATTCTTTGCCAATAAAAAATTGGGTAAAGGAAGCATCAAATATCCTTGGTATTGATCCTCTTTATTCAGCAAATGAAGGAAAAGTTATTATGGTTGTTGATAAAAATAAAGGTGAAGAAATTCTTAAATTTATAAAAAAACATCCTCTTGGAAAAGAAGCAAATATAATAGGTGAGATTAAGGAAGAAGGAGAAAGGGTTTATCTTAAAACAGAAATTGGAACAAAAAGAATTTTAGATACATTAAAGAGAGATTTACTCCCAAGAATCTGTTAAATAATAAACAATATATTGATTTTTTCTTTTAAAATAAGTATAATTTTAAATATATATTATGCATGAATGGGCCTTAGCAGAAGCAGTTGTTGAATCATCTTTAAGATTATCAAAAGAAAAAAATATTGAAAAAGTGAATGAAATTTACATTAAAGTTGGTGAACTTCAAAATATTGATATTGAAGTATTTGATTATGCATTTAAAGAGTTGATTAAAGATACACTTCTAAAGAATTCAAAAATAATTTATGAAACTCAAGAGGCTATTTTAAAATGTAACAATTGCAGAAATGAATGGAAATTTATGGAAAGCTTTAAAAACTTAAGCGAAGATGAAAAAGAAGCAATACACTTTATACCAGAAACACTTCATATTTACATAAAATGTCCGAAATGTGGAAGCATTGATTTTGAAATTATAAATGGAAGAGGAGTTTTTTTAGAGGATATAAAGTGAGTATCGATCCTAGAGTCTCATATATAGAAAAAAAATTAGATAGAATAAAAAGAATTTGGGCTGTATCTAGTGGAAAAGGTGGTGTTGGTAAAAGTACAATTGCATCAATTCTTTCTCTAATTTTAAAAGAAAAAGGGTTTAAAGTTGGTTTGCTTGACCTTGATATATATGGTCCATCAACTCATGTTGTTTTAGGAGTAAAAAATTTTGAATTAATTGAAGAAAATGGAGTTCTTCCTCAAGATATAAATGGTTTAAAATATATATCAATCTTATCATTTACAAGGAATAAACCTTTATCTTTAAGAGGAAATGAACTAACTGATATTTTTCTCGAACTTTTTACAATTACAAATTGGGGAGAATTAGACTTTTTAATAATTGATATGCCACCAGGCATTGGAGATACAACTCTTGATTTATTAAAATTTATTAAAAAATGTGAATATTTAATAATTTCAAACAGCTCAAGAATTTCCTTTGAAACAGTTATTAAACTTTTTGAAATATTAAAACTTTCAAATGCAAAAATTTTAGGTTTAATTGAGAACATGAAATTTTCTTCAGACGAATTCATATTAAAGGAGTGCGAAAAAAGAAATATAAATTATATCGGTAGTATAAATTTTTATTTTGATTTAGATTATTTATACGGTAATATTAATGCTATAATTAATTCTGATTTATCTTTGTTTTTATATAAGATTTTAGAAAGGATTTTAGATCAAAACTTTTAAAGAGAGAGGGTGATTATGGAGAAGATTAAGATTAAAATTAATGGAAACGAGATTGAAGTAGATCAAGGAAAAACTATCCTTCAAGTTGCTAAAGAGTTAAATTTACATATTCCAACATTATGTTATCTTGAACCACTTTCACCACAAGGTGCATGCAGATTATGCATAGTTGAAGATAGAGGTAAACTTGTTGCATCCTGTAATACTCCTATTGCTCCTAATATGGATATAAAACTTGATACTCCAGATGTTATTAGTTCAAGAAAATTATTGCTTCAACTACTTTTTACTGAAAGAAACCACTATTGTATGTATTGTGAGGTATCGGGAAACTGTGAACTACAAAACATGGGTTATGAATTTGGTTTAGATCACTTTGAATTTCCAACTTATGAAAAAAGATTTGAAGTTGATAATTCACATGACTACATAATTATGGATCCAAATAGATGTATTTTGTGTAGAAGATGTGTTAAAGCATGCTCTGAACTCGCTGGACATTTTGTATTAGGTGAAATGAATAGAGGAATTGAAACTTTAATTATTGCTGACATGAATCTACCTCTTGGAGAATCAAGTTGTACCTCATGCGGATTATGTACTCAAGTTTGTCCAACCGGAGCATTAATTGATAAAAGAAGTGTTTATCTTGGAAAAGATGTACAAACAGATATTATTTACTCAAATTGTAATGAATGTGCAGTTGGATGTGGTACAAAAATTTATAAAAAGAAAAATTCAAATTTTATAGTAAAAATTTATGGAGATATGAATTCAGAGATTAATGGTGGAGTTTTATGTAAAATTGGAAGATACTCTGCCTTGTTTGAAGAGAAAC
Protein-coding regions in this window:
- a CDS encoding HypC/HybG/HupF family hydrogenase formation chaperone, which encodes MCLGVPLKVIKILNQDKAIVSMGESFLEINTVFTPEIKEGDYVIVHAGFSISILSNEDTEEINSLLNELKNGKE
- the hypD gene encoding hydrogenase formation protein HypD, with amino-acid sequence MEKNKKEIILKISNLIKKISKKEINIMEFCGTHTHEIMKNGLKQLLPENINLLSGPGCPVCVTSQEDIDYIIKVSLEENFQIITFGDLVNVKGSEMSLNDLRIMGREVHIVYNPFEAINISMENKEKNYILIGIGFETTAPNLGYTIIKSKELGIKNLFYYSLNKLTPPAMKAILKMGEVKLNGIIGPGHVSTIIGKKGWMDVFQEYKIPFVISGFEPIDIIYGIYLLVNMIEKGDADVLNAYKRSVKEEGNKTAKEILNKVFKVENANWRGLGILEKSGLYLKDEFENFEIRNYFKYEIKSKKVLGCRCDEVIRGVIKPNECSLFKKVCNPQNPVGPCMVSSEGACSAYFLYGDN
- the hypE gene encoding hydrogenase expression/formation protein HypE; the protein is MSEKISIFHGSGGEGTKKLIDKILKELNNEILSELLDSAILNLKDKLAFTTDSYVISPPFFKGGDIGKLAIFGTVNDLSVVGAEPLFFSLSFIIEEGFELEEFEKIIKSIKEASEITKVKIVTGDTKVVEKGKGDKIFINTSGIGIIKNKRDLKERKIEKGDLILINGGIGEHGLAIMLERLGVKTGDEVKSDLAPLNSLVLPLLDNFTEIKFMRDPTRGGVATVLNEITKKYKFDIEIWEDSLPIKNWVKEASNILGIDPLYSANEGKVIMVVDKNKGEEILKFIKKHPLGKEANIIGEIKEEGERVYLKTEIGTKRILDTLKRDLLPRIC
- the hypA gene encoding hydrogenase nickel incorporation protein HypA, which produces MHEWALAEAVVESSLRLSKEKNIEKVNEIYIKVGELQNIDIEVFDYAFKELIKDTLLKNSKIIYETQEAILKCNNCRNEWKFMESFKNLSEDEKEAIHFIPETLHIYIKCPKCGSIDFEIINGRGVFLEDIK
- a CDS encoding Mrp/NBP35 family ATP-binding protein, which gives rise to MSIDPRVSYIEKKLDRIKRIWAVSSGKGGVGKSTIASILSLILKEKGFKVGLLDLDIYGPSTHVVLGVKNFELIEENGVLPQDINGLKYISILSFTRNKPLSLRGNELTDIFLELFTITNWGELDFLIIDMPPGIGDTTLDLLKFIKKCEYLIISNSSRISFETVIKLFEILKLSNAKILGLIENMKFSSDEFILKECEKRNINYIGSINFYFDLDYLYGNINAIINSDLSLFLYKILERILDQNF